The following nucleotide sequence is from Azoarcus sp. CIB.
CCCCTGCCGCGTCACCGCACGCGCCAAGTCCGCGTCGGGCGCGTCCTGATCGGTGCCGACGCCCCCGTCGTCGTGCAGTCGATGACCAATACCGACACCGCGGATGTGCTCGGCACCGCGATGCAGGTTGCCGAACTCGCGCGCGCGGGTTCGGAGCTGGTGCGCATCACCGTCAATAACGAAGCCGCCGCGAAGGCCGTGCCGCATATCCGCGACCGGTTGCTCGCGCTGAACATGGACGTCCCCCTCGTCGGCGACTTCCACTACAACGGCCACAAGCTCCTCACGGACTTCCCCGCGTGCGCCGAAGCGCTCGCGAAGCTGCGCATCAACCCGGGCAACGTCGGCGCGGGCGTCAAGCGCGACCCGCAGTTCGCGGCCATCGTCGAACTCGCCTGCAAGTACGACAAACCCGTGCGCATCGGCGTGAACTGGGGCAGCCTCGACCAGTCCGTGCTCGCGCGCGTCATGGACCACAACGCGAAGCTCGCCGAGCCGCGCGACGCCGGCGCGGTGATGCGCGAAGCGCTCGTCGTCTCCGCACTCGAATCCGCGGCCAAGGCCGAGGAATACGGCCTCGGGGGCGACCGCATCATCCTGTCCGCGAAGGTGTCGAGCGTGCAGGACCTGATCGCCGTGTATCGCGAGATGGCGCGCCGCTGCGACTACCCGCTGCATCTGGGCCTGACCGAGGCCGGCATGGGCTCCAAGGGCATCGTCGCCTCGACGGCCGCGCTCGCGGTGCTGCTGCAGGAAGGCATCGGCGACACCATCCGCATCTCGCTCACGCCCGAGCCCAACGGCAGCCGCACGCGGGAAGTCGTCGTCGCGCAGGAGATCCTGCAGACCATGGGCCTGCGCGCCTTCACGCCGATGGTCACCGCCTGCCCGGGTTGCGGTCGCACGACCAGCACCTTCTTCCAGGAGCTCGCGTCGACCATCCAGAGCTACGTGCGCGAGCAGATGCCCGCCTGGCGCGAGCAGTACGACGGCGTCGAGAACATGACCCTTGCCGTCATGGGCTGCGTCGTCAACGGCCCCGGCGAGAGCAAGCACGCCAACATCGGCATCTCGCTGCCCGGCACCGGCGAAACCCCCGCCGCCCCCGTGTTCGTCGACGGCGAAAAAACGGTTACGCTGCGCGGGGACAACATCGCGGCCGAATTCATTGCGATCATCGACAACTACATCGCGACCAAGTACACAAAAAAGGCGGCCTGAACCGTCCACCTATGACTGAAAAGAAACCTGTAATGCAGACACTGCAGGCCGTGCGCGGGATGAACGACATCCTGCCCGACGACGCCGAGGCCTGGGAACACTTCGAAGACATCGTGCGCGACTGGCTGCGCAGCTACGGCTATCGCCCGATCCGCATGCCCATCGTCGAGCCGACGCCGCTGTTCAAGCGCGCGATCGGCGAAGTCACCGACATCGTCGAGAAGGAGATGTACTCCTTCGAGGACGCCCTCAACGGCGAGCACCTCACGCTGCGCCCCGAAGGCACCGCCTCCTGCGTGCGCGCCGCGATCCAGCACAAGATGCTCGCGACGGGCGCCCAGCGCCTGTACTACCACGGGCCGATGTTCCGCCACGAGCGTCCCCAGAAGGGCCGCTATCGCCAGTTTCACCAGATCGGCGTCGAGGCGCTGGGCTTCGACGGTCCCGACATCGACGCCGAGCACATCCTGATGTGCGCGCGCCTGTGGGACGACCTCGGCCTCGAGGACGTCCGGCTTGAACTCAACTCGCTGGGCTCCAGCGAGGAGCGTGCGCGCCACCGCGCCGAGCTGATCGCCTATCTGTCCGCGCACCAGGACCGCCTCGACGAGGACGGCAAGCGCCGCCTGCACACCAACCCGCTGCGCATCCTCGACACCAAGAACCCCGACCTGCAGGAACTCGTCGAGGCGGCGCCGCGGCTGATCGACTTCCTCGGCGAGGAATCGCTCAGGCACTTCGACGGCGTGCAGGCCCTGCTCAAGGACGCCGGCATCCCGTATCGCATCAACCCGCGCCTCGTGCGCGGCCTCGACTACTACAACCGCACCGTGTTCGAATGGGTCACGACGCGGCTGGGCGCTCAGGGCACGGTGTGCGCGGGCGGCCGCTACGACGGCCTGGTCGAGCAGCTCGGCGGCAAGCCTGCTCCCGCGGCTGGTTTCGCGATGGGTGTCGAGCGCCTGCTGGCGCTGTGGCGCGAGGGAGGCGGCGAGATCGAACGTGCGCTGCCCGACGTGTACGTCGTGCATCTCGGCGAGCAGGCCCAGCGGCTTGCCTTCCGTGCCGCCGAAGCGCTACGCGGCTACGGTTTCGCGGTGCTCACCCACTGCGGCGGCGGTAGCTTCAAGTCGCAGATGAAAAAGGCCGATGCCAGCGGCGCGCAGCTCGCCGTCGTCATCGGCGACGACGAGGCCGCGGCGGGCGAGGTCGGCCTCAAGCCCCTGCGCGGCCCCGGCGGCCAGCAGCGCGTCGCCCTGGAAGTCCTCGGCGATGTCGTCGCCGAATGCCTATTTACTGAAGAAGAAGAGGAAAACGATGGCAGTGTATGACCTCGAAGAGCAGGAACAGATTTCCGAACTGAAGGCCTGGTGGGTCCGGTACGGCAATTTCGTGACTGCGATCGCAGTGGCTGCCGCGCTGGCCTCGGTCGGCTGGCAGGGCTTCCAGTACTACAAAAACCGGCAGGCCGGCGAAGCCGGTGCGCTGTACTTCGCGCTCGAGCAGGCGATGATGAGGGGCGACGCGCAGAAGACGCGTGAAGCGGCCGGTCAGCTCATCGAAAAATTCCCCTCGACGGCCTATGCGGAAATGGCAGCGCTGGCCTCGGCCGGCGTGCAGATCGAGAAGGGCGATGTCAAGAACGCGCGCGCCCAGCTCGAATGGCTGCTCGCCAAGGGCAGCGACCCGGCGCTGAAGGACATCGCCCGTCTGCGCCTCGCGGCCGTGCTGCTCGACGAGGGCGCCTTCGACCAGGCGCTTGCGCAGCTCGCGAATGCGCCGGCCCCGGCCCTGAAGGCGCGTTTCGAAGACCTGCGCGGCGACGTGCTGGCGGCGAGCGGCAAGCCTGCTGAGGCTCGCAGCGCCTACCAGGCCGCGCTCGATGCGCTGGCCGCGGAAGGTGCCGACGGCAGCGAAACCCTGCGCGAAGTCATTCGCGTCAAGCAGCAGGCCCTGGAGGGCTGAGCAATGAAGCGACCGTTCACCGCGCTCGCCTTGGCGGCCTCGCTGGCGCTGCTTGCCGGCTGCTCCTCCCTCAACCCTTTCGCCGAATCGGGACCGAAGCCGGCCAAGCTGCCCGACTTCAAGGCCTCGGCCGAGTTGCGCCCGCTGTGGCAGGCGCGCATCGGCAAATCCGGTTCCTATGTATTCCAGCCCGCGGTCGTCGGCGAGGACGTCTATGCCGCAGCCCATGACGGCGCCGTCGCGCGCTTCAAGGACGGCAAGGCGGTGTGGACGGTCAACGCCGCCAAGCGCCTGTCCGCGGGCGTGGGCAGCAACGGCAAGCTCGCCGTCGTGGCCACCACGGCCGGCGAGGTCGTCGCACTCGACGCGGCGAACGGCGCCGAGCGCTGGCGTGCCGCGATCGGCGCCGAAGTGCTCGCCGCCCCGGCGGTGGGCGACGCGATCGTCGTCGTGCGCGCCTCGGACAGCCGCCTGATCGGACTCGACGCCAATACCGGCGCACGCCGCTGGGTGTTCCAGCGCGCGACGCCGCCGCTGTCGCTGCGCAGCTTCGCCGGCGTCACGCTGGAAGGTGCGGCCGCGGTGGCTGGCTACCCGGGTGGCAAGCTCGTTGCGGTAAGCCTCGCCAACGGTGGTCAACTCTGGGAGCTGACCGTTGCGACCCCCAAGGGCGCGACCGAACTCGAGCGCGTCGCCGACGTCGCCGGCACGCCGGTGATCGGCCGCAAGGAACTGTGCGCCGTCGCCTACCAAGGGCGCGCCGCATGCTTCGACGCCACCAACGGCAACGCGCTGTGGTCGCGAGACTTCTCCAGCAGCGTCGGCATGGATCGCGACAGCCGCTTCGTCGTGATCACCGACGACAACGACGCGGTCCATGCGCTCGACGGCACCAGCGGCGCGAACGTGTGGAAGCAGGAAGCGCTGCCCCGCCGCGCCCTGTCCCGCCCGCTGATCGTCGGCGACTTCGTCGCGGTCGGCGACTTCGAAGGCTATGTCCATCTGCTCAAACGCGACGACGGCACCTTCGCCGCCCGCACGCGCGCCGACAGCAGCTCCGTTACCGCCGACCCACGCCGTTTCGGCCGCGACGGCTTCGTCGTCCAGACGCGCGATGGCGGCATCCATGTGTATGAGGCCCGCTGAGCGGGAATGAACGCTTGAAACCCACCATCGTCCTCGTCGGTCGTCCCAATGTCGGCAAATCGACACTGTTCAACCGGCTCACGCGCACGCGCGACGCCCTCGTCGCCGACCAGCCCGGCCTCACGCGCGACCGCCACTACGGCATCGGTCGCGTCGGCGACCGCGACTATCTGGTCGTCGATACCGCCGGCTTCGACCCGGTCGCCAAGACCGGCATCATGCACGAGATGGCCCGCCAGGCCGAACAGGCGATCGCCGAAGCCGACGTGCTGCTCTTCCTCGTCGACGGCCGCGCCGGCCTGACCCCGCACGACGAGCAGATTGCCACGCGCCTGCGGCGGGCCGGGCGCCCCGTGCATCTGGTCGTGAACAAGGCCGAAGGCATGGAGCGCAGCATCGTCGCTGCCGACTTCCATGCGCTCGGTCTCGGTGCGCCGCTACCCGTGTCGGCCGCCCACGGCGACGGCATCAAGCAAGTCATCGATCTGGTGCTCGCCGACTTCCCGCTCGACGAGGAGCCGGGCGAGGCCGAGGACCACGGGCCGCGCATCGCGATCGTCGGTCGCCCGAACGTCGGCAAGTCCACGCTCGTGAACAGCCTGATCGGCGAGGAGCGCGTCATCGCCTTCGACATGCCGGGCACCACGCGCGACGCCATCGCAATCCCGTTCGAGCGCGACGGCCGCAATTACACGCTGATCGACACCGCCGGCCTGCGCCGCCGCGGCAAGATCTTCGAGGCCATCGAGAAGTTCTCCGTCATCAAGACGCTGCAGGCGATCGAACAATGCAACGTCGTCGTGCTGGTGCTCGACGCGTCGCAGGATATCTCCGACCAGGACGCCCATATCGCCGGCTTCATCCTCGATTCGGGCCGTGCCCTGGTCGTCGCGGTGAACAAGTGGGACAGCATCGACGACTACCGCCGCGAACTGATCAAGCGCGATATCGCACACAAGCTGGGTTTCCTGTCCTTCGCGCGCTTCCACTACATCTCAGCGCTCAAGGGCGCGGGCGTGGCCGCGGTCATGAAGTCGGTCGATTCCGCCTATGCGGCCGCGATGGTGAACCTGTCGACCCCCCGCCTGACCCGGACCCTGCAGGCTGCGCTCACGAAGCAGGCGCCTCCGCGGCACGGCATTTCCCGTCCGAAGATGCGCTACGCGCACCAGGGCGGCAACAACCCGCCGATCGTCGTCATCCATGGCGCCGCGCTCGACCACGTCCCCGTGTCCTACGTGCGCTTTCTGGAACGTACGTTCATGGAGGCGTTCAAATTGCAGGGCACGCCGTTGCGGATACAATTCCGCACCTCGCACAATCCGTATATCGGAAAAGACTAGTTTCCAACTCCACACCGGGATTGATTGTTCGTGCAAATGTGGCAGTGCAACATGAAATCCTTTACATTCACAATAATACGCAGCCTCGAGGTTTGAAAATGAGCAACAAAGGGCAACTTCTACAAGACCCGTTCCTGAACACCCTTCGCAGGGAGCATGTCCCCGTGGCGATCTACCTGGTCAACGGCATCAAGCTGCAGGGCCAGATCGAATCCTTCGACCAGTACGTCGTGCTGCTGAAGAACACCGTCACTCAGATGGTGTACAAGCATGCGATCTCGACCGTCGTGCCCGCGCGTCCGGTCAACATCCAGCAACAGGACGCGGGTGACGGCAATAGCTGATTCCCGCCGGCGCCCCATGGACGCCAAGTTGCTCCATGTTTGAGCGCCCCGACGCCGGTGAGCGCGCGGTACTCGTCCAGCTCGACCTGAACCAGGGCGCGCTGGACGAGCGCCTTTCCGAACTCAAGCTGCTCGCGCTCAGTGCCGGCGCCAGCGTCGAGGCCGTCGTCGGCGGCCGGCGGGCGCGGCCCGATCCCGCGCTCTTCGCCGGGCGCGGCAAGGTCGACGAAATCGCCGAGACGCTGCGCGCCCACGAAGCCGATTTCGTCATCTTCAACCACGCGCTGTCGCCCGCGCAGCAGCGCAACCTCGAACGCACGCTGCAGTGTCGCGTCGTCGACCGCACGGCCCTGATCCTCGATATCTTCGCGCAGCGCGCGAGAAGCCACGAGGGCAAGCTGCAGGTCGAACTCGCGCAGCTCGACCATCTCTCGACGCGCCTCGTGCGCGGCTGGACCCACCTGGAGCGCCAAAAGGGCGGTATCGGCCTGCGCGGACCGGGCGAGACCCAGCTCGAGACCGACCGCCGCCTGCTCGGCAAGCGCGTCAAGGTGCTCAAGGAGCGCCTCGCCCAGATCGAGAAGCAGCGCCGTGTGCGTCGGCGCGGGCGCGAAGGGCGCAACGTGCTGTCGGTGTCGCTTGTCGGGTACACCAACGCAGGCAAGTCGACGCTGTTCAACGCGCTGACGAAGGCCGGCGCGTATGCTGCCGACCAGCTCTTCGCGACGCTGGACACGACCTCTCGTCGGCTCTACGTGGGCGAGGGTGGCAACGTCGTGCTATCCGACACCGTGGGCTTCATCCGCGACCTGCCGCACGCACTCGTCGCGGCTTTTCACGCGACGCTCGAGGAAACCGCGAACGCGGACCTGCTGCTGCACGTCGTAGACTCGGCGAGCGAGGACCGCGAGGCACAGATCGAGGCCGTGAACGGGGTTCTCGCCGAGATCGGTGCGGGCGCCGTGCCGCAGTTCATGGTCATGAACAAGGTCGACCTGACCCGCGCCGAGCCCGGGGTTCAGCGGGACGAGTATGGTAAGATCGTGCGCGTTTTTCTGAGTGCCAGGACTGGCGAAGGGCTTGGGCTGCTGCGCGAAGCCCTTGCCGAGGCAGCGCGTAGCGCAGTCACGGACGCGCCGGGCGATCCCGACGGGATTGCGCCGGATTTCACCGATAAAGACCCAATTCAAACGTGATTACAGGCGTTCTAATGTCTCTCAACGATCCACGCTGGGGTAACAACCAGGGGAATGGCGACGACAAGCGCGGCGACGACAGGAAGGGGGGCAATCAGGGGCCGCCCGACCTCGAGGACCTGTGGCGTGATTTCAACCAGCGGCTGTCGGGCATGCTCGGCGGCAAGCGCGGGCCGCGTGGCGGCGGTGGTGGCGATGGCGGCGGGCCGCAGTTCCCGCAGCTCTCGTTCAAACAGTTCGGCGGCGGCATCGGCGCGCTGCTGGGCCTCGTCGCTGTGATCTGGCTCGCCAGCGGTTTCTACATCGTCGATGCGAACCAGCGCGGGGTCGTCCTGCGCTTCGGAAGCTATGTCGAGACGACCGAGCCGGGCCTGCGCTGGCGCCTGCCGTATCCGATCGAGAGCAGCGACGTCGTCGACCTGACCGGCGTGCGCACCGTCGAGGTCGGCTATCGCGGCTCCGAGCGCAACAAGGTGCTGCGCGAAGCCCTGATGCTCACCGACGACGAGAACATCATCAACATCCAGTTCGCGGTGCAGTACGTGCTGACCAGCCCGGAGAAGTACCTGTTCAACAACCGCTATGCGGACGAGTCGGTGATGCATGCGGCCGAATCCGCGATGCGCGAGATCGTCGGCATGAGCAAGATGGACTTCGTGCTCTACGAAGGGCGCGAGCAGATGGCGTCGAGCGCGCACGAAGCGATCCAGAAGATCCTCGACCGCTACGACACGGGTATCCAGATCAGCCGCGTGACGATGCAGAACGCCCAGCCGCCCGAGCAGGTGCAGGCCGCGTTCGACGATGCGGTGAAGGCGGGCCAGGACCGGGAACGCCTGCGCAACGAGGGTGAGGGCTACGCCAACGACGTCATTCCGCGTGCGCGCGGCACGGCCTCGCGACTCATCGAGGAGGCCAATGCCTACCAGTCCCGCGTGATCGCGAACGCCGAAGGCGACGCGAGCCGTTTCACCCAGGTCCTGACGGAGTACCGTCGTGCTCCCGAAGTGACGCGCGAGCGCCTGTATATCGACACGATGCAGCAAGTCATGTCGAAAACCAGCAAGGTCATGGTCGATGCCAAGGGCAATGGCAACCTCCTGTTCATGCCGCTCGACAAGTTGATGCAGGCCGCGGGCACCCAGGGCTCGCACGACGCGAGTCCCGCGCCGGCGCCTGGCGCCGCCACTCCCGCACCCGCGCCGCGGGCCGATAGTTCGATGGAATCACGCAGCCGCGACCTGATGGCCCGCGACCGTGAACGGGGAGAGCGCTGATGCGTGACAAGTTGCCGATTTTCGCCGGCGCGCTGCTGCTGCTTGCGGCAATCGCGTCGATGACGCTGTTTACCGTGGACCAACGGCAGTTCGCCGTCGTGTTCCAGCTCGGTGAGGTCAAGGAAGTCATCGACAAGCCGGGGCTGAACTTCAAGTGGCCCATGATCCAGAACGTGCGCTACTTCGACCGCCGTATCCTGACGATGGATACGCCGGAGCCCGAGCGCTTCATCACCGCAGAGAAGAAGAACGTGCTGGTCGACCACTTCGTGAAGTGGCGTATCGTCGATCCGCAGCTCTACTACGTCTCGGTCGCGGGCGACGAGGCGCGCGCGCGCACCCGTCTGCTGCAGACCGTCAATGCCGGCCTGCGCGAGGAGTTCGGTCGCCGCACCGTCCATGACGTGGTGTCCGGCGCGCGCGACAAGATCATGGAAGACATGCGCACCCGTGCCGACCTCGACGCGCGCAAGATCGGTGTGCAGATCCTCGACGTCCGCCTGAAGCGTGTCGACCTGCCGCTCGAAGTGTCCGAGTCCGTGTATCGCCGCATGGAGGCGGAGCGCAAGCGCGTCGCCAACGAGCTGCGTTCCGAGGGTGGCGCGATCGCCGAGAAAATCCGCGCCGACGCCGATCGCCAGCGCGAGGTCATCGTCGCCGAAGCCTACCGCGAGGCACAGCAGATCAAGGGTGTCGGTGACGCCAAGGCCACCGCGACCTACGCCCAGGCCTACGGCCAGAGCCCCGAGTTCTATTCCTTCTACCGCAGCCTGGAGGCGTACCGCGAAAGCTTCGCGAACAAGAGCGACGTGATGGTCGTCGATCCGAGCTCCGAGTTCTTCAGGTACATGAAGGATTCCAACGGGGGCAAGAAGAACTGAGCTCATGAGCAACAAGCTGCTGATGGCCTTCGCACTGATGCTGGTGATCGAAGGCCTCCTGCCCTTTATCGCGCCAGCCGCCTGGCGCGAAACTTTTTTACGGCTCGCACACATGGCCGACGGTCAGATCCGTTTCATCGGGCTGACCTCGATGCTGATCGGCGTGGTGTTGCTGGCCGTGTTTTCCTGACTGAATATCATGCGCTGGGTACTTCCCGATCACATCCAGGACGCGCTGCCGTCCGAGGCCGAAAAGCTCGAGCGCCTGCGCCGGCGCCTGCTCGACGCCTTCCGCAGCCATGGCTATCAGCTGGTCGTGCCGCCGCTGCTCGAATATCTCGAGTCGCTGACGACCGGCGCCGGCCAG
It contains:
- the ispG gene encoding flavodoxin-dependent (E)-4-hydroxy-3-methylbut-2-enyl-diphosphate synthase, with product MATTPTPDNHAGPLPRHRTRQVRVGRVLIGADAPVVVQSMTNTDTADVLGTAMQVAELARAGSELVRITVNNEAAAKAVPHIRDRLLALNMDVPLVGDFHYNGHKLLTDFPACAEALAKLRINPGNVGAGVKRDPQFAAIVELACKYDKPVRIGVNWGSLDQSVLARVMDHNAKLAEPRDAGAVMREALVVSALESAAKAEEYGLGGDRIILSAKVSSVQDLIAVYREMARRCDYPLHLGLTEAGMGSKGIVASTAALAVLLQEGIGDTIRISLTPEPNGSRTREVVVAQEILQTMGLRAFTPMVTACPGCGRTTSTFFQELASTIQSYVREQMPAWREQYDGVENMTLAVMGCVVNGPGESKHANIGISLPGTGETPAAPVFVDGEKTVTLRGDNIAAEFIAIIDNYIATKYTKKAA
- the hisS gene encoding histidine--tRNA ligase, producing MQTLQAVRGMNDILPDDAEAWEHFEDIVRDWLRSYGYRPIRMPIVEPTPLFKRAIGEVTDIVEKEMYSFEDALNGEHLTLRPEGTASCVRAAIQHKMLATGAQRLYYHGPMFRHERPQKGRYRQFHQIGVEALGFDGPDIDAEHILMCARLWDDLGLEDVRLELNSLGSSEERARHRAELIAYLSAHQDRLDEDGKRRLHTNPLRILDTKNPDLQELVEAAPRLIDFLGEESLRHFDGVQALLKDAGIPYRINPRLVRGLDYYNRTVFEWVTTRLGAQGTVCAGGRYDGLVEQLGGKPAPAAGFAMGVERLLALWREGGGEIERALPDVYVVHLGEQAQRLAFRAAEALRGYGFAVLTHCGGGSFKSQMKKADASGAQLAVVIGDDEAAAGEVGLKPLRGPGGQQRVALEVLGDVVAECLFTEEEEENDGSV
- a CDS encoding tetratricopeptide repeat protein, yielding MAVYDLEEQEQISELKAWWVRYGNFVTAIAVAAALASVGWQGFQYYKNRQAGEAGALYFALEQAMMRGDAQKTREAAGQLIEKFPSTAYAEMAALASAGVQIEKGDVKNARAQLEWLLAKGSDPALKDIARLRLAAVLLDEGAFDQALAQLANAPAPALKARFEDLRGDVLAASGKPAEARSAYQAALDALAAEGADGSETLREVIRVKQQALEG
- the bamB gene encoding outer membrane protein assembly factor BamB: MKRPFTALALAASLALLAGCSSLNPFAESGPKPAKLPDFKASAELRPLWQARIGKSGSYVFQPAVVGEDVYAAAHDGAVARFKDGKAVWTVNAAKRLSAGVGSNGKLAVVATTAGEVVALDAANGAERWRAAIGAEVLAAPAVGDAIVVVRASDSRLIGLDANTGARRWVFQRATPPLSLRSFAGVTLEGAAAVAGYPGGKLVAVSLANGGQLWELTVATPKGATELERVADVAGTPVIGRKELCAVAYQGRAACFDATNGNALWSRDFSSSVGMDRDSRFVVITDDNDAVHALDGTSGANVWKQEALPRRALSRPLIVGDFVAVGDFEGYVHLLKRDDGTFAARTRADSSSVTADPRRFGRDGFVVQTRDGGIHVYEAR
- the der gene encoding ribosome biogenesis GTPase Der gives rise to the protein MKPTIVLVGRPNVGKSTLFNRLTRTRDALVADQPGLTRDRHYGIGRVGDRDYLVVDTAGFDPVAKTGIMHEMARQAEQAIAEADVLLFLVDGRAGLTPHDEQIATRLRRAGRPVHLVVNKAEGMERSIVAADFHALGLGAPLPVSAAHGDGIKQVIDLVLADFPLDEEPGEAEDHGPRIAIVGRPNVGKSTLVNSLIGEERVIAFDMPGTTRDAIAIPFERDGRNYTLIDTAGLRRRGKIFEAIEKFSVIKTLQAIEQCNVVVLVLDASQDISDQDAHIAGFILDSGRALVVAVNKWDSIDDYRRELIKRDIAHKLGFLSFARFHYISALKGAGVAAVMKSVDSAYAAAMVNLSTPRLTRTLQAALTKQAPPRHGISRPKMRYAHQGGNNPPIVVIHGAALDHVPVSYVRFLERTFMEAFKLQGTPLRIQFRTSHNPYIGKD
- the hfq gene encoding RNA chaperone Hfq is translated as MSNKGQLLQDPFLNTLRREHVPVAIYLVNGIKLQGQIESFDQYVVLLKNTVTQMVYKHAISTVVPARPVNIQQQDAGDGNS
- the hflX gene encoding ribosome rescue GTPase HflX, yielding MFERPDAGERAVLVQLDLNQGALDERLSELKLLALSAGASVEAVVGGRRARPDPALFAGRGKVDEIAETLRAHEADFVIFNHALSPAQQRNLERTLQCRVVDRTALILDIFAQRARSHEGKLQVELAQLDHLSTRLVRGWTHLERQKGGIGLRGPGETQLETDRRLLGKRVKVLKERLAQIEKQRRVRRRGREGRNVLSVSLVGYTNAGKSTLFNALTKAGAYAADQLFATLDTTSRRLYVGEGGNVVLSDTVGFIRDLPHALVAAFHATLEETANADLLLHVVDSASEDREAQIEAVNGVLAEIGAGAVPQFMVMNKVDLTRAEPGVQRDEYGKIVRVFLSARTGEGLGLLREALAEAARSAVTDAPGDPDGIAPDFTDKDPIQT
- the hflK gene encoding FtsH protease activity modulator HflK, encoding MSLNDPRWGNNQGNGDDKRGDDRKGGNQGPPDLEDLWRDFNQRLSGMLGGKRGPRGGGGGDGGGPQFPQLSFKQFGGGIGALLGLVAVIWLASGFYIVDANQRGVVLRFGSYVETTEPGLRWRLPYPIESSDVVDLTGVRTVEVGYRGSERNKVLREALMLTDDENIINIQFAVQYVLTSPEKYLFNNRYADESVMHAAESAMREIVGMSKMDFVLYEGREQMASSAHEAIQKILDRYDTGIQISRVTMQNAQPPEQVQAAFDDAVKAGQDRERLRNEGEGYANDVIPRARGTASRLIEEANAYQSRVIANAEGDASRFTQVLTEYRRAPEVTRERLYIDTMQQVMSKTSKVMVDAKGNGNLLFMPLDKLMQAAGTQGSHDASPAPAPGAATPAPAPRADSSMESRSRDLMARDRERGER
- the hflC gene encoding protease modulator HflC, whose amino-acid sequence is MRDKLPIFAGALLLLAAIASMTLFTVDQRQFAVVFQLGEVKEVIDKPGLNFKWPMIQNVRYFDRRILTMDTPEPERFITAEKKNVLVDHFVKWRIVDPQLYYVSVAGDEARARTRLLQTVNAGLREEFGRRTVHDVVSGARDKIMEDMRTRADLDARKIGVQILDVRLKRVDLPLEVSESVYRRMEAERKRVANELRSEGGAIAEKIRADADRQREVIVAEAYREAQQIKGVGDAKATATYAQAYGQSPEFYSFYRSLEAYRESFANKSDVMVVDPSSEFFRYMKDSNGGKKN
- a CDS encoding DUF2065 domain-containing protein, with the protein product MSNKLLMAFALMLVIEGLLPFIAPAAWRETFLRLAHMADGQIRFIGLTSMLIGVVLLAVFS